tcttttttttgtcatttttgcacCATGCAAATTGGAAATGTGCACTCTGCAAGTCACcaactctatactgaattgacctcacatgtctggacatgcccgtctttagtttttttttttttgtactggataacaaggtaaaatgagaatccccaaAGCTTACATGATTGcaagaggagctggctgtcagtgtgttcagttttggctttaATTATTGCGttataatcttatttttataacttgcTTGAAACCGAccttaacaacaccaaggtcataaaaTTTAGTGGAAAAagaaagttttattttgttgaaatagagattcctgacaaagtcaaaaagccttgatgcaaaaaaataaatgtatgtggttcttttattaatttaaaaactaaaacgggtcggtgccgaccctaacacattCCTTTCCATGTCCGGGTTGAGTAAGTTTTTACGTGTTCAGTCTCAGTAAGtcaaagtaaccagatattaacagtatatTAGTGAGGAGaaataataatagttttgaaaaaaaaccACTGGAAATTATGTAGTATTTTACTGCATAATCCAGCAATTAATTAATAattagggttggactccgccaaggctgccctttgtcaccgattctgctcataacttttatggacagaatttctaggcgcaatcaaggcgttgaggggttccggtttggtggccgtgggattaggtctctgctttttgcagatgatgtggtcctgatggcttcatctgaccgggatcttcagctctcactggatcagttcgcagccgagtgtgaagcgaccggaatgagaatcagcacctccaagtccgagtccatggttctctcccggaaaagggtggagtgccatctccgggttggggaggagaccctgccccaagtggaggagttcatgtacctaggagtcttgttcacaagtgggggaggagtggatcgtgagatcgacagccgGATCGGTGGATGAATCCAGCAATTAAGCTAGTAGCctttgtagcctgttttaaaatggttctattagtAATTCTATATTGGATAATTGCCCATTCCTAGTAAAGTCCCCCCGCCAAggcttgtttttgtttcctgtgaatattgttttaaaggggaacattatcacaatttcagaagggttaaaaccaataaaaatcagttcccagtgggttattttatttttcaaagttgttttcaaaattttacccgtcccggaatatccctaaaaaaaaaaagctttaaagtgcttgattttcgctatttgcctaagccactgtccatttccctgtgacgtcacatagcgattccaatacaaacaatggcgaatagcacagtatgatatagcgacattagctcggattcagactcggatttcagcagcttaagcgattcaacagattacgcatgtattgaaacagatggttggagtatggacgcagatagcaaaaactaaattgaagaagaaactgaagctattgagcgaatagctattgatgctatttggccatgcatgtctgtcttagcattgccggtaaaatgtgcagaccaaccgatcaggactttcgcattgacactggatcaacttaaatccattgattggtaagtgtttgtttcacattaaatgtgggtggaaggaaacgctggatgtaaatatagtttcaaatgtacatacatgtagcctaaatagcatgttagcatcgattagctggcagtcatgccgcgaccaagtatgtctgattagcacataagtcaataaaatgaacaacactcacctttgtgatttcgttgactttatcgttgggaatgcatctgctttgagtgtcgcaggatatccagacattcttgccatttctgtgccatctctgttgtagcatcgccggtaaaaaccaaacgagggactttcgcatctcttgacactggagcaacttaaatccgtcgactggtatttgtttgtttggcattaaatgtggatggagggaaaggcttgatgtaaatatagctacaaatgaggcataatgctgcaatagttacacagctagcctaaatagcatattagcatcgattaccatgccgtgctaatcgatgcacattgtACGTatgtcaacttgaatccgtccctgattgtgttgttacaccttccgacaacacaccaaccagccatgatgtctccaaggtatcggaaaatggtcgaaaaaacggaaataacaaagctgatttgactctatgcgtgtgatgtggtagggaaaaacggctttgagtaccgatgtgacgtcgcTCAGAAAGGGATACACAGAaacgcgtttaattcgccaaaattcacccaattAGACTTgggaaataggttaaaaaaatatatggtctttttttctgcaacatcaaggtatatattgacacttacatgggtctggtgataatgttccccttcaacgaGCAGCATGTTAGTGCGCCACAGAGATTTCAAAACAGTGTAGAactttttttggtaacactttagtatggggaacatagtctaagtaacaaagacttaattcagagttatttggacactaatggaacatataagggttagggttagggttactaataagcaataattctgaagttattgagggaagactgttagttaaagttaaagtaccaatgattggcacacacacactaggtgtggcaaaattattctctgcatttgacccatcacccttgatcaccccctgtgaggtgaggggagcagtgggcagcagcggtggccacacccgggaatcatttttggtgatttaacccccaattccaattattgatgctgagtggcaagcagggaggtaatgggtcccatttttatagtctttggtatgactcggttaaTGGCATACTGGTTATATAAGGCCATGCATAATAaggtattaataagtacttaCTAATGACTAATTAAAAGCCAACATGCTACTAATTTTCATGTTAattagcaactaattaatggtgaatatattccttatacttaagtgttacccTTTTTTTGAAGTGTATGTAAACGTACTGAATGCATTGTCTGAATGAGCGTAGCTCGATGTTTCTAAAACatttttgtcttcttgtgtctTGCAGacttctgtgaagaacatcttctccctgAGCAACAGGAGTAGAGCTTCAGGATGGatgaggaggagccacagccctcccacctTAAGAAGGAAGACGAGGCGCCACATACTCTGCACATTAAAAAAGAAGAGTACCCAATGGAGGAGGCTTCacagccccctcacattaaagaggaaggggaggaacacagcatcagtcaggagggagagcaaCTCGAATATTTGGAGGAATTTGCAGTGATTGGtgtgattgtgaagagtgaagatgatgaggtcaaaggtgaaagtgagaagaagagagaggcggagcctccaaacagcagctcaactcaacacataACAGAaactgatggagaccactgtggaggatcacaagcagacaagatcttagctccactatcagatagtgacgaCACAACGTctcactctcctgacactgatgatgaagactctgaagatgataagacatgtcacactgacaacacacactttacatgttctcactgtgacaaaactttCAAACGCTCTAGTTGTCttaaaagacacatgagaacgcacactggagaaaaaccttttacttgttcaatctgtggtaaaggttttatacaaagggaagatttgaaaagacacatgagaatacacactggagaaaaaccttttacctgtTTAGTATGTgctaaaggttttgcacaaagtgaagatttgaaaagacacatgagaacacacactggagaaaagcctttttcttgttcaatatgtggtaaatgTTTTACGCAAAGTGCtggtttgaaaagacacatgagaatacacactgcaGATAAACCATTCATGTGCTCAATTTGTAGTAAAAGATTCACCCAGAAGGGACATTTGAGAATGCACACAAAATTACACActgataaaaaacatttaaaaggtggtaaatgttttacacaacGTCACAATTTGGAACTACACATGAGAATTcatactggagaaaaacctttttcatgttcaggttgtggtaaaggttttacgcAAAGTCACGAAATGAaactacacatgagaacacacactggagaaaaacctttttcctgttcagtaTGCGGTAAACGTTTTACACGTAGTACCcctttgaaaacacacatgagaagacacactggagaaaaacctttttcatgttcaagttGTGGTAGATGCTTTATACAAAGTCACGAATTAAAAATACACTTGAGAACCcacactggagaaaagccttTTATCTGTTCAGTATGCGGTAAACGTTTTACACGTAGTAcctatttgaaaacacacatgagaatacacacaggagagagagtgttgagttgcagtgtgtgtgatgaaagattctcttataagtaccagtgtaagaaacacaagtgtgctggtgagaacagcagcaacaAACTCTGACTCTCTAACATCATCTGCACGtaaaacatgtgtgacatcattgttgtgtgtacAATGCAATCCATCTATTATGCTAAAGATAAGAGATAAGACATGTAAGATTACTGCTCTTTTTCAGTCATGTACATGAATTGATATACGACATTGTGTACAACATGAAGGGAACATTTTGGTGAGAGTTAATAGTGCAAAACCAAAGTTGCATCTAATAAACATTCATAATTCACCTTTTTCTATACTTTCATAGtagggttttatatatatatatatattgttttttaaataaatgttacacATTTACATTTCTAATTGTAAATTACTCCATAGATTAAGTTGTTTATATTTGCTTTACATTTGTTCATTCCTTTGCTTTTAATTAcgcataaatccctcttagttaaTATTTACTGgatcacatctgaaacatcttctggaccattTCTGgatgcatattattatttactttatacatagtTTGAGCAGTTGTCTTTCATAcgagatcatttacttttaaaatgtatgacttcGTAATTAATTTGTTGAGTCTTGATAATTGATGCTATTGGCTTTATTACTCTCTtatgtaatatgaatattgtttaaTGATTGTTTCATATGTATGTCTCCAGACCTTTgttgcaataaacaatgtatgcttcaacaAAAGTTGGGAACATTttaaatgtagttaatatttgtgaGTATGAATTTTGTTCTATTTGATATTTCCTGGAATATGATGTATATGTAGATTCCAGTTTACTTCTTAATTTTTAATAACTTCTAAAAATGTGATTACCTTTGCTGAAtttatttcaatattatccaACATGTTTTACGTTTTTACAATATCTAATtatgatatatttagttttattgaagtttatTGACAGGTTGACAGTAGCCACACGCAGCAGTCCCAGCTGCAGTCAGAAGAGCAGGGATGGAAATTTTCCGtggaattccgccgattttggcgccgtCAGGATCATTTCTGTGAATCGTTTAAATCCGGGGAGAAAATTATAGGGGGGGTTAGGTACTCGTGGTTTTTGTCTCtgccaggcatgtgatttttccgtctaaagtcggaattccgtcatttttaatctcggggggggggggaaaagtgtcgaccaatcaactacggcgtaatataatattacgccgtagttgattggtcgatatgttccttgtgaccaatcaggatatctgttatgaatgatgacgttattaccgccattttccaaatgtaaacgatgtcggttctcgagagaaaggacgcttcacgattaaaagaaattgataaacatgtaaaaaataagtttcggtgggactggatggaaagggaaattactgatactgttgggaagaaggaagttacgactttgttcggcaATTTTgttcggaaaatcgatcgtcccggaaacgttttgtgcacgtggtgtcatgatgATATTGACAATGgattcaaggctttggaagtacatgcgaaacgccaaaaacatatgaagCAACTTtaagcaaggaaaacaaacttttcactagctggtacttttggatggcaaccaaaagtgagcaaaccttacggacttcatcctttgtttacatcgacaactgccgtagacattgagaggaaagatccacccaaacaacccacttcagttgcagacagggtagttaataatgaggtaagctaaaaaatatttgcttgcgaaatacacgtttgttttaaatgttaaaggcctactgaaattaggttttcttattcaaacggggatagtaggtccattctatgtgtcatacttgatcatttcgcgatattgccatatttttgatgaaaggatttagatTTGGttttctcccggaaaagggtggagtgccatctccgggttggggaggagaccctgccccaagtggaggagttcaagtacctaagagtcctgttcaccagtggggcaagagtggatcatgagatcgacaggcggatcggtgcgacgtcttcagtaatgcggacgttgtaccgatccgttgtggtgaagaaggagctgagccggaaggcaaagctctcaatttaccggtcgatctacattcccatcctcacctatggtcatgagctttgggtcatgaccgaaaggataagatcacgggtacaagcggccgaaatgagatagggtgagaagctctgtcatccgggaggaactcaaagtaaagccgctgctcctccacatcgagaggagccagatgaggtggttcgggcatttggtcaggatgccacccgaacgcctcccgagggaggtgtttagggcacgtccaaccggtaggaggccacggggaagacccaggacaagttgggaagactatgtctcccggctggcctgggaacgccttgggatcccccgggaagagctaaacaaagtggctggggagagggaagtctgggctttcctgcttaggctgctacccttgcgacccgacctcggataagcggaagaagatggatggatggatttagtagagaacatccacgataaagttcgcaactttcggtgctaagacaaaagccctgcctctaccggaagtcgcagacgatgacgtcacacgtgtgggggctactcacatattcacattgtttataatgggagcctccaacaaagagtgctattcggaccgagaaaaggaaaatttccccattaatttgagcgaggatgagagattagtgtttgaggatgttgatagtgacgaactagaaaaaaaaaaacgcaaatgcattgggacggattacgatgtttttagacacatttagtaggataattctgggaaatcccttatctttctattgtgttgctagtttcatagtacctgatagtcggaggtgtgtgtccacgggtgtcttgacgcgcagtgtctcaggggagttgacggcagctgcgaCGGCAGCtgtggacggggcaagctcagcttttctctggtaagaagcgactttttaaccacaattttctcaccgaaacctgctggttgacatttggtcatggatccatagtaaagtttcacctccaggaattttaaacaaggaatcaccgtgtgtttttgtggctaaagactaaagcttcccaactccattttgctactttgacttctccaatataaattgaacaaattgcaaaagattcagcaacacagatgtccaaaatacagtgtaattatgccgttaaagctgtgtgtgtgtgcttagcgctcatacttcctaaaaacctgtgacatcttgcatacacgtcatcattacacaacgttttcaagacaaaattccctggaaatttaaaattgcaatttagtaaactaaaaaggccgtattggcatgtgttgcaatgttaatatttcatcattgatatataaactatcagactgcgtggtgggtagtagtgggtttcagtaggcctttaaccaattgctttgcgaaatataaatggctttttctaaaaacaaaaagccacgtgaaaatatattatgaaattacagaaattaaaagagtcgcattattgattcccgttaacaatttatttaaaataaatttgcatataatactagaggcagaagttggcagtgaaatccaaaaaaagaagctacaaaagcagacaccaaaaggaaaatgcaggctgctcagaaatttgcaaggaaagctcatgTTAGGGCTCTCCCAGCAAGTAAATGTGCGgagtgaactgaagtaatgtggtaatactgtaaataaactgtagataataacactgatcaatgtgacacctgtggatgtgaaatgaacacaagatgtaaatattagtgactaaatactgttgggactgaaccatatacagtgattcattaggataattgggcTATGTATGTTcttttaatgatgttttcatgtctttagtttaaacactaaaatattttcttcaaatggtgctgtctttgttcattttagcatgttaaattggtgaaaaaccaggagctacGGGGGCGTTGCCCACCTTGTCCCCCCACCAGGGCACCGCCCTGGACCTGGCTGGGGGCCTTCGTCCCCCAGACCCCAATATTGTCgaagtagacgaactgatcagcgatttcattgcaaagtgcgatgaaccgggacATGCTCAGTGCCTATATTGCAAGGACGTTGTGAACTATagatctcggggaaaggtggcacgCTTTGCCCACACGAAATCGGcaagtgagtttacgga
The DNA window shown above is from Nerophis ophidion isolate RoL-2023_Sa linkage group LG06, RoL_Noph_v1.0, whole genome shotgun sequence and carries:
- the LOC133554373 gene encoding zinc finger protein OZF-like — translated: MDEEEPQPSHLKKEDEAPHTLHIKKEEYPMEEASQPPHIKEEGEEHSISQEGEQLEYLEEFAVIGVIVKSEDDEVKGESEKKREAEPPNSSSTQHITETDGDHCGGSQADKILAPLSDSDDTTSHSPDTDDEDSEDDKTCHTDNTHFTCSHCDKTFKRSSCLKRHMRTHTGEKPFTCSICGKGFIQREDLKRHMRIHTGEKPFTCLVCAKGFAQSEDLKRHMRTHTGEKPFSCSICGKCFTQSAGLKRHMRIHTADKPFMCSICSKRFTQKGHLRMHTKLHTDKKHLKGGKCFTQRHNLELHMRIHTGEKPFSCSGCGKGFTQSHEMKLHMRTHTGEKPFSCSVCGKRFTRSTPLKTHMRRHTGEKPFSCSSCGRCFIQSHELKIHLRTHTGEKPFICSVCGKRFTRSTYLKTHMRIHTGERVLSCSVCDERFSYKYQCKKHKCAGENSSNKL